Within Anopheles ziemanni chromosome 2, idAnoZiCoDA_A2_x.2, whole genome shotgun sequence, the genomic segment AGAAGCGACAGTGATATTACAGTGGAAACAAAGGATCAGGCGGATGACGAGGGAATTGTCGAATCGCCAGTGCTTCAGGATAGCCACACCGCAGAGATGGAGGAGCGACTGAGGCGCAAGcttcaatttttcttcatgAACCCGATAGAAAAATGGGAGGCCAAGCGACGTTTTCCGTACAAGTTCGTAGTGCAAGTGATCAAAATCGTGCTCGTGACGCTGCAGCTCTGCCTATTCGCACATTCCCGCTATATGCACGTGAACTATACGTGGGACAATACGGTCACCTTTTCGCATTTGTTTCTCCGCGGCTGGGACATCACAATGGAGGTGAACAATTATCCGCCCGAAACGGGCCCATTATCCGTGTACATGATCGACGAGTTCTTCCGAACCATAGACTACGCCGCGGCAGGATACGCGAATCTCCCGCAGGCCATCGGTCCGTACTCGTTTCCGACCGAGGACAACACGATGGCCCCGATGAGCCTGTGTCTGTACCGCTACAAAGACGGTACCATCTTTGGGTTCAACGAAAGCTACGTATTCAACCCGGAAATCGACACGCTTTGCGTGTACCTATACCAGAACGTCACCGTGAAGGGCAGCCAGGCGTATCTGCGCGAGAAAGATATACACATCAACTTCTCGGCGCTAGTGAAAGCGGAACTACGGTTTGCCATCAAAACAGTAAACTTCAAGGCGGCTGGGCCGATAACGGCGCCAGACTGTTATCGCTTCGATATTCTCATATTTTTCAACAACCAAGATCACGACGGTCAGATGACTCTCCGGCTCGAGGCGGAACCAACGCGCCTAGTTTGCCATGGCGACGTAGAGTTCATAAAGAACTCGCAGATCGACGATGCGCTCCGGAGCCTGCTGAATATACTTGTGATCGTGATTTGCCTCGTCTCGTTTGGGCTGTGTGCTCGGGCAATTTTCCGCGCCCAGCTGCTCCGGGTGATGACGTGCGACTTTTTCCAGCAAACCTACGGGAAAGATCTGAGCAGTGAGGGCAAATGGGAGTTCGTCAACATGTGGTACATCATGATCGTCTTCAACGACGTGCTGCTCATTATCGGATCCGCCCTGAAGGAGGAGATTGAACGGAAGCA encodes:
- the LOC131282823 gene encoding mucolipin-3-like — protein: MSVCSPTISDCDQEEGSVSSARGINRLQNVQIDDTMRPIRPYVTSQRTRSDSDITVETKDQADDEGIVESPVLQDSHTAEMEERLRRKLQFFFMNPIEKWEAKRRFPYKFVVQVIKIVLVTLQLCLFAHSRYMHVNYTWDNTVTFSHLFLRGWDITMEVNNYPPETGPLSVYMIDEFFRTIDYAAAGYANLPQAIGPYSFPTEDNTMAPMSLCLYRYKDGTIFGFNESYVFNPEIDTLCVYLYQNVTVKGSQAYLREKDIHINFSALVKAELRFAIKTVNFKAAGPITAPDCYRFDILIFFNNQDHDGQMTLRLEAEPTRLVCHGDVEFIKNSQIDDALRSLLNILVIVICLVSFGLCARAIFRAQLLRVMTCDFFQQTYGKDLSSEGKWEFVNMWYIMIVFNDVLLIIGSALKEEIERKHFIADDWNVCSLLLGVGNSLVWFGVLRYLGFFKTYNVVILTLKKATPKISRFLLCALIIYAGFTFCGWLVLGPYHIKFRSLSTTSECLFALINGDDMFATFSIMSEKSLMLWWFCRIYLYSFTSLYIYVVLSLFISVIMDAYDTIKKYYKDGFPQSDLRLFVGPINPNDFSSGVFRDHEEFEMEVMSLKDAVRRLFCGWNPSSRGPTGYTSLMPKASTSNINN